ACGCATCGGGCTACATCGGAAAATAGAACTCTCCCTGCATGGCTCGCATCTTGATTACGTCTGGACCGACGAGGCAATATCTCGATCCGGTGCGCTACCTCACCAATGGTTCCAGCGGACGCATGGGCAAGGCGCTCGCGCAGGCAGCGCTCGACCTGGGCCACGAAGTGGTGATTATCACCGGCCCCGTGAATGTCGATTATCCGGCTGCGGCTAAAATCATCCCGATCATTTCGACCGAAGAGTTGCTCGCCGCTGCGCGGGAGGAATTTGCTCGGTGCGATGGCGTGATCGGTGCAGCAGCTCCGTGCGACTATCGTCCGCTGCAGGTTGAAACGCACAAGATCGCGAAAAATGGCCAACCGCTATTGTTGCAACTGGTCGAAACACCGGACGTGATCGCCACGCTCGGCAGCGAGAAGCGGCCCGATCAATGGGTTGTCGGTTTTGCGCTCGAAACCGACGATGCGCGGTTTCGGGCCATCACCAAGCTGGAAAAGAAGCACTGTGATCTGATTGTGCTCAATGGACCGACCGCCATGGATGCCGGGGACAACGATATTGAGTTGTTGGACCGGGAAGGGGAGGTGATTTTGTCAGCGCACGGTTCGAAGGACGAAGTTGCAAAGCAGATTGTGCAAGTGATTCAGGCCAAACTAATCGCACATTTTCAGTTGCTCGCGAAGGAATAAGCCACAGTCCCCGCGTCGCTGGTTGTTCGGAGGAAATCCGGCAACCGGCCCCGAGAAGCGGTCGATACCTGCAGAGAGCACGATTGGCGAAGAGCTGCCGGTTGCGGCGAGA
Above is a window of Anatilimnocola aggregata DNA encoding:
- a CDS encoding phosphopantothenoylcysteine decarboxylase domain-containing protein, giving the protein MARILITSGPTRQYLDPVRYLTNGSSGRMGKALAQAALDLGHEVVIITGPVNVDYPAAAKIIPIISTEELLAAAREEFARCDGVIGAAAPCDYRPLQVETHKIAKNGQPLLLQLVETPDVIATLGSEKRPDQWVVGFALETDDARFRAITKLEKKHCDLIVLNGPTAMDAGDNDIELLDREGEVILSAHGSKDEVAKQIVQVIQAKLIAHFQLLAKE